A region from the Malus domestica chromosome 07, GDT2T_hap1 genome encodes:
- the LOC103439270 gene encoding uncharacterized protein, producing MGGCLSTVIVRRTSSSGRDDGDSSSTAKVIYMNACVREYPVPLNVSKVLEADQSSSSSSSLFICHSDSLYYDSYIPALDSEDELEANQIYFVLPRSKLQHRLSATDMAALAVRASLALQKINTNASSSSSSSKNERGNKKENKGSGYRNYNKARISPVIEMNNNKYANLSVEGDGGDLSMNGLTIGGGGSLAYKGQKMMSSSGRGGGSSSVRKLRRYTSRKAKLATRSFRLRLSTIHEGSVL from the coding sequence ATGGGTGGATGCTTGTCTACAGTCATCGTCAGGAGGACTAGTTCAAGCGGAAGAGATGATGGTGATTCGTCGTCCACTGCCAAAGTAATCTACATGAACGCATGTGTCCGCGAATACCCGGTTCCCCTTAATGTCTCCAAAGTCCTTGAGGCCGATCAATCGTCGTCTTCGTCTTCATCTTTGTTTATATGTCATTCCGACAGTTTGTATTACGACAGTTACATTCCGGCTTTAGATTCCGAAGATGAGCTGGAGGCCAATCAGATCTACTTCGTACTCCCCAGATCCAAGCTTCAACACCGCCTCAGTGCCACCGATATGGCGGCCCTCGCAGTCAGAGCCAGCCTCGCCCTCCAGAAAATTAATACcaatgcttcttcttcttcttcctcctccaagaaTGAAAggggaaacaaaaaggaaaataagggAAGCGGATACCGTAATTACAACAAGGCCCGCATTTCTCCGGTGATTGAGatgaataataataaatatgCAAACTTGTCGGTCGAGGGCGACGGAGGTGATTTGAGCATGAATGGATTAACGATTGGAGGTGGAGGGTCATTAGCGTACAAAGGCCAGAAGATGATGAGTAGTAGCGGCCGCGGCGGTGGGTCATCGTCGGTTAGGAAATTGCGGAGATACACATCGAGAAAGGCAAAGTTGGCCACTCGTTCTTTCAGGCTCAGATTGTCAACCATTCACGAAGGCTCCGTCCTCTGA